Below is a window of Brachyspira hampsonii DNA.
CCATTCGGATTCGATGATATAAAATATTTGGTTCAGGCAGGACTTAAGCATATTCGTCTTCCTATGTGCGATACTCCGGAAGAGATAAAAGAAGTGGATAAATTTTTAACAAAAGTAGAAGAAGAAAATGGAATACCAAAAGGTACAGTTGTAATAGCTGCTGCTTTGGAAACTCCAATAGGTGTATATAATGCTTATAATATAGCAACAGCTTCTGACAGGGTTATAGGAATTTCATTAGGTGCTGAAGATTTCACTAGATGTATGGGTATAGAAAGAACAAAAGAGGAAGAAGAACTAGCTTATGCCAGAGGTAAAATAGTAATGGAAGCTCATGCGGCAGGAGTTGCTTGTGTTGATGGTGTTTATACTAAAATAGATGATATGGAAGGTTTTCAAATACAATGCGAAAAATCTAGAAGTTTAGGTTTTACAGGAAAAGCCTGCATACACCCTGCACAAATACCTTATTTGCATAAAGCATATCTTCCTAAAAAAGAGGATATAGATTATTCGCTAGAAGTTTTAGAAGCTGCTAGTAAAACAGATATCAGTAACGGCGGAGTAATATCATTAAATGGAAAAATGATAGATATTCCTATAATAGAAAAAGCTGAAAAAATTGTGGCATTAGCAAAATCAGCTGGAATGATTAAATGATAATTCTAATTAATAGGAGTAAAAAATGGGTAATAAAATAACTAATTCATTAGGAATAGAATTACCGGAATATATAGAGGGATATGGAAAAGTAAAGCCATTTATGGGGGCTTTTTACTATTATAATAAAGAAAATCAGCAAACACAATCAAGAAGAATAAAGAATCATAAGCCTAATAATAAGAAATTATGCTCTTCTATAAGAGATGCTATAGAAAAAAGCGGGTTAAAAGATGGTATGACTATATCGTTTCACCATCATTTAAGAAACGGCGATGGAATAATAATGCTTGTTGTAGAAGAAATATCAAAGATGGGTATAAAAGATATATCTATATGTACCTCATCATTTACTAATGCCCATGAAGGATTAATAGAATATATAAAAAGCGGAGTAATAACTTCTATAGCAACATCAGGCTTGAGAGGTGAAATAGGAAAAGCGGTATCAAGAGATAATATATTAAAAAAACCTGTTGTATTTAGAACTCATGGCGGAAGGGCAAGAGCTATAGAGGCAGGAGAGGTAAAAATAGATGTAGCTTTTATAGGAGCACCTGCATGCGATGAAGAAGGTAATATGAACGGCAGCGAAGGAAAAAGTGCTTTTGGTGCTATGGGGTATCCTATGATAGATGCTTTATATGCTAATTATGTAGTTGCTATTACTGACAACTTAGTTAAATACCCTTTGCATAGAATATCTATACCTGAAATATATGTAGATTCAGTTGTAGTTGTAGATTCTTTAGGCGATCCTAATTTGATAGCCACAGGAGCTACTAGAATAACTACAAATCCTACAGAACTTCTTATAGCAGAAAAAGCAGCTGAAGTTCTTATAGGATGTGAACTTATAAAAAACGGCTTCTCATTCCAAGCAGGTGCCGGCGGTGCTTCTTTGGCAGTTTGCAGATACTTAAGAGAATATATGATTAATAATAATATAAAAGGCTCTTTTGTATCCGGAGGCATTAATGCTTATCTTTTAAATCTATTTAAAGAGGGCTTGTTTGAAAGTTTATTAGATACTCAGACTTTTGACGGATCCATAGCTAATGCTATAGGCGAGGAAAAAGGATATATAGAGATGTCAGCTTCTATGTATGCCAATCCTAATAATGGAAGCTGTGTTGCTCATAAATTAGATATGATGATGCTTTCTGCTACAGAGATAGATTTGAATTTCAATGTTAACTCTTTAACAGGTTCTAATGGATTGATTATGGGTGCTTTAGGCGGTGCTCCTGATACAGCTGCAGGTGCTAAAGTAACATTAATGACTGTACCATCTATCAGAAAAAGAATGCCTATTATTACTGACAAAGTAACAAATATAGTAACACCGGGAGAAAGTGTAGATATATTGGTATCTGACAGAGGAGTATCTGTTAATCCTAACAGAAAAGATTTAATAGATATTTTTGATAGAAATAATATAAAACATAGAGATATAAGAGATTTATATGAAGAAGTTATCTCTCTCACAGGAGTTCCTGATAAGATTCAATATACTGATAATATAGTCGGAGTAATTGAGTATAGGGATGGAAGTGTAATAGATATAATTTATCAAATTAAGCAATAATTTTTTTTAATAAAATATTAAGGAGTTTAATATGAAAACTTTATTTAAAAGTTTAGTAATGTTAGCTGTTATATTAGTAATGGCTTCATGTAAAGGAGCGGACTCAGCTTCTAATTATCCTAGCGGAAACTTAGATTTTGTAGCTCCGGCAGGTGCAGGCGGCGGATGGGATTTAACTATTAGAACTGTTGGAAAAGTGCTTCAGGACACTAAAATAGTAAAAGTTCCTATGCCTGTAAGAAATGCCCCTGGTGCCGGCGGTGCTGTTCATCTAGGTACTTTGCAAACTAAAAAAGGTGATACAAGGACTATAACTGTTTATTCACCTCCTATCATATTCTTGAATTTGAATGGTACAACAGAATATAGTTTCAGAGATTTAACACCTTTAGCTAATTTAATAGGTGATTATGCTGCATTTGTAGTTAAAGCTGATTCTCCATATAAAACTATTATGGATGTAATGGATGCTCTTAAAGCTGATCCTAAATCAGTAAAAATAGGCGGTACTTCTTCTGCAGGTTCTATGGACCATGTACAATTCTTAATTGTGGCAAGAGCTGCAGGAGTTCCAAATTTGGATCAAATAGACTATATAGCATTTGATGATGATGGTGCTACACAGGTTTTAGGCGGACATATAGATTTATTCTCTACAAGCTTAGCTGATGTTATGGGATTGGTTGAAAGCGGTGATTTAAGAGTTTTAGCACAAACTGCTGACAGAAGAATAGGAACAGGTATAAAAGGAGAAATACCTACTTGTATAGAATCTGGTATAAATGCTACTTTTGTTAACTGGAGAGGATTATTCGGAGCTCCTGAAATGCCTGAATATGCTGTTAATTTCTGGAAAGATGCTTTAGCTAAATTAGTTGAAACTCAGGAATGGAAAGATGCCTGTGCTAATTATGACTGGGATCAATATTATCTTAATTCAGAAGATTTTGTAAAATTGCTAGAACAATCTGAACAGGATTATAAGACAATATTAGAAGATATTGGTATGTTAAAAAAATAATTCTATAGGATATATAAATAATAAAGCTCAATCAATTTTATGAATTTTTGATTGAGCTTTTAAAAACAAATTTTAAATTAGGGAGGAGTTATGACAATAACAACATTGTCATCTATAGTTACCATAGCGGTTGGAGTAGTATATACAATTATGACTTTTCAGCTTCCTGATGCTAGTATAGGAAGAGCTGCAGAACCTAAAATTTTTCCAGCTATACTTGGAATAGCCTTTACATTATTAGGATTAATTTTATTGATAGATGATACTATCAAAAATAGTAAAAAAGATAAAAAAGAAAAAGTACAATTTTCTTTCGGTGATAATGGTAAAAAAATCTTAATTACTATAGTAAATGCCGTTCTTTACGCTGTATTATTCAATGTCATAGGATATGTATTTGCTACAATTATATTCCTTGAGATTGAGCTTTTAATATTCGGAGGAATTAAGGCTTGGAAAGTATCAACTATAGTTGCTGTTTTATTCAGTATTATAGCTTTTTTGATATTTAATGTATTTTTGGGTATTTACTTACCTAGATCACCATTAGGTATAATATAATAAAAAATGGAGAATACTGTTTATGGAAAGTTTTAAATTATTAATGGAAGGTTTTGGCGTAGCTATACAGCCTATGAATATATTGTGGGTAACTATAGGAGGTGTTTTAGGTACTGTTATAGGTATGCTTCCAGGACTTGGACCTGCTACAGGAGTTGCAATATTGCTTCCGCTTACATTTACTATGGGACCTGTTGCTGCACTTATAACTATGGGCGGTGTTTATTATGGTGCTATGTATGGCGGTTCAAGATCATCTATACTTATAAATACGCCGGGTGATGGTGCTGCTGTTGCCGCTACTTTTGACGGATATCCTATGGCACTTCAAGGAAGGGCTGAGCAGGCTTTAGCAATATCTGCTATTGCTTCTTTTATAGGAGGTACAATAGCTACTGTAATAATGGCTTTTGTTGCTGTACCTGTATCTCGTTTTGCTTTAAAATTCGGACCTGCTGAATATTTTATGTTATTCCTATTTGCTCTATCTGCTACAGCTTCTATGTCTGAAGGTAATGCCATAAAAGGATTTATTTCTATGGTATTCGGTCTTATGGTAGCTACTATAGGTACTGACCCTCAGTCTGGTGTTAATAGGTTTACTTTTGGAATATTAGAGCTTCAATCAGGAATAGATTTTCTTATCATCATAATAGCTATGTATGCTTTAGGCGAGGTATTAAAAAGCTTTAAAAATATCGAAGAAGGCAAGAAAAAAATGCAGACTAAATTCGGTCGTATTTGGATTAGTATGGAAGAATGGAAAAGATGTGTATGGCCTATTATAAGAAGTTCGCCTTTTGGATTTATAATAGGTGCTTTGCCTGGAGCCGGCGGTACTATGGCTGCTTTGATGAGTTATAACAATGAAAAACAATTATCTAAACACCCTGAAGAATTTGGTAATGGTGCTATAGAAGGAGTTGCTGCCCCTGAAGCAGCAAACAATGCAGCGTCTGTTGGTGCTATGATACCGATGCTTGCATTAGGAGTTCCTGGTTCTGGTACTACTGCTGTTATGATGGGTGCTTTGCTTATGTTGGGATTGCAGCCTGGTCCTACATTGTTTACTACTCAAACTACTGTTGTATGGGGACTTATTGCTAGTATGTTCATT
It encodes the following:
- a CDS encoding HpcH/HpaI aldolase/citrate lyase family protein — protein: MNNKKNNPFVNCRSWLFSPASNPKLLYSAVVYKPDAIIFDLEDAVALKEKEDARELLIEALKSINYGTIPIFARVNSIKTPFGFDDIKYLVQAGLKHIRLPMCDTPEEIKEVDKFLTKVEEENGIPKGTVVIAAALETPIGVYNAYNIATASDRVIGISLGAEDFTRCMGIERTKEEEELAYARGKIVMEAHAAGVACVDGVYTKIDDMEGFQIQCEKSRSLGFTGKACIHPAQIPYLHKAYLPKKEDIDYSLEVLEAASKTDISNGGVISLNGKMIDIPIIEKAEKIVALAKSAGMIK
- the citF gene encoding citrate lyase subunit alpha; the encoded protein is MGNKITNSLGIELPEYIEGYGKVKPFMGAFYYYNKENQQTQSRRIKNHKPNNKKLCSSIRDAIEKSGLKDGMTISFHHHLRNGDGIIMLVVEEISKMGIKDISICTSSFTNAHEGLIEYIKSGVITSIATSGLRGEIGKAVSRDNILKKPVVFRTHGGRARAIEAGEVKIDVAFIGAPACDEEGNMNGSEGKSAFGAMGYPMIDALYANYVVAITDNLVKYPLHRISIPEIYVDSVVVVDSLGDPNLIATGATRITTNPTELLIAEKAAEVLIGCELIKNGFSFQAGAGGASLAVCRYLREYMINNNIKGSFVSGGINAYLLNLFKEGLFESLLDTQTFDGSIANAIGEEKGYIEMSASMYANPNNGSCVAHKLDMMMLSATEIDLNFNVNSLTGSNGLIMGALGGAPDTAAGAKVTLMTVPSIRKRMPIITDKVTNIVTPGESVDILVSDRGVSVNPNRKDLIDIFDRNNIKHRDIRDLYEEVISLTGVPDKIQYTDNIVGVIEYRDGSVIDIIYQIKQ
- a CDS encoding Bug family tripartite tricarboxylate transporter substrate binding protein — its product is MKTLFKSLVMLAVILVMASCKGADSASNYPSGNLDFVAPAGAGGGWDLTIRTVGKVLQDTKIVKVPMPVRNAPGAGGAVHLGTLQTKKGDTRTITVYSPPIIFLNLNGTTEYSFRDLTPLANLIGDYAAFVVKADSPYKTIMDVMDALKADPKSVKIGGTSSAGSMDHVQFLIVARAAGVPNLDQIDYIAFDDDGATQVLGGHIDLFSTSLADVMGLVESGDLRVLAQTADRRIGTGIKGEIPTCIESGINATFVNWRGLFGAPEMPEYAVNFWKDALAKLVETQEWKDACANYDWDQYYLNSEDFVKLLEQSEQDYKTILEDIGMLKK
- a CDS encoding tripartite tricarboxylate transporter TctB family protein, giving the protein MTITTLSSIVTIAVGVVYTIMTFQLPDASIGRAAEPKIFPAILGIAFTLLGLILLIDDTIKNSKKDKKEKVQFSFGDNGKKILITIVNAVLYAVLFNVIGYVFATIIFLEIELLIFGGIKAWKVSTIVAVLFSIIAFLIFNVFLGIYLPRSPLGII
- a CDS encoding tripartite tricarboxylate transporter permease; translation: MESFKLLMEGFGVAIQPMNILWVTIGGVLGTVIGMLPGLGPATGVAILLPLTFTMGPVAALITMGGVYYGAMYGGSRSSILINTPGDGAAVAATFDGYPMALQGRAEQALAISAIASFIGGTIATVIMAFVAVPVSRFALKFGPAEYFMLFLFALSATASMSEGNAIKGFISMVFGLMVATIGTDPQSGVNRFTFGILELQSGIDFLIIIIAMYALGEVLKSFKNIEEGKKKMQTKFGRIWISMEEWKRCVWPIIRSSPFGFIIGALPGAGGTMAALMSYNNEKQLSKHPEEFGNGAIEGVAAPEAANNAASVGAMIPMLALGVPGSGTTAVMMGALLMLGLQPGPTLFTTQTTVVWGLIASMFIGNIILAVVNIPLAGLLVRVLAIPPKILYPIVLGLTFIGTYAISYTTHDFYVLIIFGLIGFLMSKAKIPSSPMVLAVIIGNSMEQYFRRAYKVADGDMSIFIKSPICIVLLILTIASILYPIIKIIMEKSKKAKEN